A genomic window from Candidatus Delongbacteria bacterium includes:
- a CDS encoding cysteine synthase family protein produces the protein MIYDNILDTIGNTPLVRLNRFSAEVPPTILGKVERFNPAGSVKERVSWAIIEDMEQRGEIKPGGIVVEATSGNMGVGVAMVCAARGYGCIIVMPSKMSMERERIIRAFGGKVVRTRSDVPWDHPESFLNTARRITKETPGAVMLNQFYNQVNPQIHYRTTAQEIWNATEGKIDAFVAGMGTGGTITGVGKFLKEKNPNIQIIGADPVGSSLKHLFDTGEMREGEFYHVEGIGEDFMPETLRFDHVDRMFYVADNDSFRMARKLARSEGIFAGGSTGTILCATMEYARTMGKDQTIVAMLCDNGERYLSKFYNEDWCKEMGFDTD, from the coding sequence ATGATTTACGACAACATTCTGGACACGATCGGCAACACACCACTGGTACGTCTCAACCGCTTCTCGGCCGAGGTGCCACCGACCATCCTGGGCAAGGTGGAGCGCTTCAACCCTGCGGGCAGCGTCAAGGAGCGCGTGTCCTGGGCCATCATCGAGGACATGGAGCAGCGCGGCGAGATCAAGCCCGGCGGGATCGTGGTGGAAGCCACCAGCGGCAACATGGGGGTGGGAGTGGCCATGGTCTGCGCGGCGCGCGGTTATGGCTGCATCATCGTGATGCCCAGCAAGATGTCCATGGAGCGTGAGCGCATCATCCGCGCCTTCGGCGGCAAGGTGGTTCGCACGCGTTCCGATGTGCCCTGGGATCACCCCGAGAGTTTTCTCAACACCGCCCGCCGCATCACCAAGGAAACTCCGGGTGCGGTGATGCTGAACCAGTTCTACAACCAGGTGAATCCGCAGATCCATTATCGCACGACCGCGCAGGAAATCTGGAACGCCACCGAGGGAAAGATCGACGCCTTCGTGGCTGGCATGGGTACCGGTGGCACGATCACGGGTGTGGGCAAGTTCCTCAAGGAGAAGAACCCCAACATCCAGATCATCGGCGCCGACCCGGTGGGCAGCAGCCTGAAGCATCTGTTTGACACGGGCGAGATGCGCGAGGGCGAATTCTACCATGTGGAGGGTATCGGCGAGGACTTCATGCCCGAGACCCTGCGCTTCGACCATGTGGACAGGATGTTCTACGTGGCCGACAACGACAGTTTCCGCATGGCCCGCAAACTGGCGCGCAGCGAAGGCATCTTCGCGGGAGGCAGCACGGGCACCATCCTCTGCGCCACCATGGAGTACGCACGCACCATGGGCAAGGACCAGACCATCGTGGCCATGCTCTGCGACAACGGCGAGCGCTACCTGAGCAAGTTCTACAACGAAGACTGGTGCAAGGAAATGGGCTTCGACACGGACTAG
- a CDS encoding SpoIID/LytB domain-containing protein, whose amino-acid sequence MAQPLRVRIGFLHRRKELRLDLPPGTELRTAAGEIESIEGAVRIELLNGTPARALHLLKLVESPRRSWLESLNKQLAKDGLGCRLLDFAPGFSAGPFRVQPTWLLAAEVDAADGAKSRARVSRIIDGQPTTDAPRAGDLLHLGEDAWLRCVQRPASARVLVESEGESIGELDPHGLCFILPPGQHAAVHQVEVGIDFHWQHRRTLNYPDTLRVFVDHDGLLGLANDLPLEAYLRSVNSSEMTADCPLELLKAQTIAARSTWLATRGRHHHGEAFDICADDHCQCYRGVETIADSSRLATDSTAGMFLCHDGLVCDARYSKSCGGIVEAYENVWENTPVPYMRALCDDADEADPPQRSESEWRDWILAEEEVWCNTERWQVPAMLGYSDGYYRWTVEMSRDQAADLLRRRAGLEFGELHDLRPGPRGRSGRLLSMDVHTDRGIFSIGKELKIRRALSESHLYSAAIWFEWKGDTLVIHGKGWGHGVGMCQLGAARMALAGHSCESILSHYYPGSALLRLQV is encoded by the coding sequence ATGGCCCAGCCTCTTCGCGTCCGGATCGGCTTCCTCCATCGCCGCAAGGAGCTGCGGCTGGACCTGCCCCCGGGAACGGAACTGCGCACCGCCGCGGGTGAGATCGAATCCATCGAAGGCGCAGTGCGCATCGAACTCCTGAACGGCACTCCGGCCCGCGCACTGCACCTGCTGAAACTGGTGGAAAGTCCCCGGCGCAGCTGGCTGGAATCCCTGAACAAGCAGCTGGCCAAGGACGGCCTCGGCTGTCGCCTGCTGGACTTTGCCCCCGGCTTCTCGGCGGGCCCTTTCCGGGTGCAGCCCACCTGGCTGCTTGCGGCGGAAGTCGATGCCGCCGACGGCGCGAAGAGTCGCGCCAGAGTGTCACGCATCATCGACGGACAGCCCACCACCGACGCACCGCGTGCGGGCGACCTGCTGCATCTGGGCGAGGATGCCTGGTTGCGCTGCGTGCAACGGCCGGCCAGCGCGCGCGTGCTGGTCGAGTCGGAAGGCGAGTCGATCGGCGAACTGGATCCCCACGGCCTGTGTTTCATCCTGCCCCCGGGCCAGCACGCCGCCGTGCACCAGGTGGAAGTGGGCATCGATTTCCACTGGCAGCACCGGCGCACGCTGAATTATCCCGACACGCTGCGGGTCTTCGTGGATCACGATGGCCTGCTGGGTCTGGCCAACGACCTGCCACTGGAAGCCTACCTGCGCAGCGTGAACAGCAGCGAAATGACCGCTGACTGCCCACTGGAACTGCTGAAGGCCCAGACCATCGCCGCGCGCAGTACCTGGCTGGCGACGCGCGGACGCCATCATCACGGCGAAGCCTTTGACATCTGCGCGGATGACCATTGCCAGTGCTATCGCGGTGTGGAAACCATCGCGGACAGCTCACGCCTGGCCACCGACAGCACCGCCGGCATGTTCCTGTGTCACGACGGCCTGGTCTGCGACGCCCGCTACAGCAAGAGCTGCGGCGGCATCGTGGAAGCCTACGAGAACGTCTGGGAGAACACACCCGTTCCCTACATGCGCGCGCTCTGCGACGACGCGGACGAAGCCGATCCCCCGCAGCGCAGCGAGAGCGAGTGGCGCGACTGGATTCTGGCCGAGGAAGAGGTCTGGTGCAACACCGAACGCTGGCAGGTGCCGGCCATGCTGGGCTACAGCGACGGCTATTATCGCTGGACGGTGGAAATGAGCCGCGACCAGGCCGCCGACCTGCTGCGACGACGCGCCGGGCTTGAGTTCGGCGAACTGCACGACCTGCGCCCGGGCCCCCGTGGCCGCTCGGGCCGCCTGCTCTCGATGGACGTGCACACCGATCGCGGCATCTTCTCCATCGGCAAGGAATTGAAGATCCGTCGCGCACTCAGCGAGAGCCATCTCTACAGTGCGGCGATCTGGTTCGAATGGAAGGGCGACACACTTGTGATCCACGGCAAGGGCTGGGGACACGGGGTGGGCATGTGCCAACTGGGCGCGGCCCGAATGGCACTGGCCGGCCACTCCTGCGAGAGCATTCTGTCACACTACTATCCGGGCAGCGCGCTGCTCCGGCTGCAAGTCTGA
- a CDS encoding DUF393 domain-containing protein — protein sequence MSAKSGAFTNAKDAGSGLDVFYDPQCPLCRACRRLVDARVARGRIRWHDRDAGQFDRPDLGVAARLSCDCDSLVLSDGQRIWRKSAAVFRLLHELPLPWRWLSLGRILPVGLADSCYDVVARHRHSLSMGPSSPDFREDSTD from the coding sequence GTGTCGGCAAAGTCTGGTGCTTTCACCAACGCCAAGGATGCAGGGTCTGGGCTGGATGTGTTCTACGACCCCCAATGCCCGTTGTGTCGCGCATGCCGCAGGTTGGTCGACGCACGAGTGGCCAGAGGCCGGATCCGCTGGCATGACCGGGACGCTGGTCAGTTCGACCGGCCCGATCTTGGCGTCGCCGCCCGGCTCTCCTGCGACTGTGACAGTCTTGTGCTCAGCGACGGCCAGCGGATCTGGCGAAAATCCGCAGCGGTCTTCCGCCTGCTGCACGAGTTGCCGCTGCCCTGGCGCTGGCTGTCTCTGGGACGCATTCTTCCCGTTGGCCTGGCCGATTCCTGCTACGATGTCGTGGCCCGCCATCGCCATTCCCTTTCCATGGGTCCATCCTCCCCTGATTTCCGCGAAGACTCAACGGATTGA
- a CDS encoding DUF2239 family protein: protein MQAEHGLTTCIAFEGKVRLAEGELVDVAAAVRHRLDQDDLAQVLVFDGQTSRVIDLDLRGSVQNVRDRITSGSGTSEATGQSDNPETTRRPGRPKLGVVAREITLLPRHWEWLAAQPGGASVALRKLVEAARRDQGGSNRVRLARESCYRFMQAMAGDEPGFEEASRALFAGNETGFRESVSPWPADVAAHARRLAAPSFTEEVVA, encoded by the coding sequence ATGCAGGCAGAACACGGGCTCACAACGTGCATTGCGTTCGAAGGCAAGGTCAGGCTGGCCGAGGGCGAGCTGGTGGATGTGGCGGCAGCCGTCCGGCACAGACTGGACCAGGATGACTTGGCTCAGGTGCTGGTGTTTGATGGCCAGACCAGCCGGGTCATTGATCTTGATCTGCGCGGCAGCGTGCAGAATGTGCGGGACCGGATCACAAGCGGCTCCGGCACATCGGAAGCGACGGGACAATCGGACAACCCGGAAACAACGCGCCGACCGGGACGCCCGAAATTGGGTGTGGTGGCCCGGGAGATCACGCTGCTGCCCCGTCATTGGGAGTGGCTGGCCGCCCAGCCCGGCGGGGCCAGTGTGGCCTTGCGCAAACTGGTGGAGGCCGCACGCCGCGATCAGGGGGGAAGCAACCGGGTGCGGCTGGCCCGGGAATCCTGCTATCGATTCATGCAGGCCATGGCCGGTGACGAGCCCGGTTTCGAGGAGGCCAGTCGCGCGCTGTTCGCTGGCAATGAAACGGGTTTTCGCGAAAGCGTGTCACCGTGGCCCGCGGATGTTGCCGCACATGCGCGCAGGCTGGCCGCGCCTTCTTTCACGGAGGAGGTCGTGGCCTGA
- a CDS encoding CPBP family intramembrane metalloprotease encodes MTERERSVALLVPVAAILFIPGSGGQGVNTRLISIFVELLVGLPCLLVLSANLRPAVIPLRSRVSWFWAMPLLISLALAFQLLYAILGLLIPVPEAYNTLLWQSWQSGSPTESALLFLSVLLVAPLMEETFFRGFVPWLWISRFGRRGSLIVPALFFALMHLNPWHVAELFLLALALGLLRDRLDSLVPAMALHALNNLLSLILLQSRASGLQTFINPGPGQLPWLAFLCATPGVVWLFLLVRTPAHRS; translated from the coding sequence GTGACTGAGCGCGAGCGCAGTGTGGCCCTGCTGGTTCCCGTGGCCGCCATCCTGTTCATTCCCGGTTCGGGCGGGCAGGGTGTCAACACGCGCCTGATCTCGATCTTCGTGGAACTGCTGGTGGGGCTGCCCTGCCTGCTGGTCCTGTCGGCCAACCTGCGCCCCGCCGTGATCCCCTTGCGCAGCCGTGTGTCATGGTTCTGGGCCATGCCCCTGCTGATCTCGCTGGCACTGGCCTTCCAGTTGCTGTACGCCATCCTTGGCTTGCTGATCCCCGTGCCGGAGGCCTACAACACACTGCTCTGGCAGTCCTGGCAGTCGGGGTCTCCAACGGAATCGGCGCTGCTGTTCCTGTCCGTGTTGCTGGTTGCTCCCCTGATGGAAGAGACCTTCTTCCGCGGATTTGTCCCCTGGCTCTGGATCAGCCGTTTTGGTCGGCGCGGCTCGTTGATCGTGCCCGCTCTGTTTTTCGCCCTGATGCACCTGAACCCCTGGCATGTCGCCGAGCTCTTCCTGCTGGCTCTGGCACTGGGTCTGCTGCGTGACCGGCTGGACAGTCTGGTGCCGGCCATGGCACTGCATGCCCTCAACAACCTGCTCTCACTGATCCTGCTTCAATCCCGGGCCAGTGGATTGCAGACCTTCATCAATCCGGGGCCGGGGCAGCTGCCCTGGCTGGCCTTCCTCTGTGCCACACCCGGTGTGGTCTGGCTTTTCTTGCTGGTGCGTACACCGGCCCACCGTTCCTGA
- a CDS encoding RNA methyltransferase, producing the protein MHDTSRSQLKSLLELHHSRTRRELALVLVPGFKCLDELLLSRWPLREVYLTDSAAERLPAPVLRRLQRDDLLWRIHESDAVKLAAQPAPEGIIALAECPAELESRDALMAAQGPQLLLDGLADPGNLGSVIRTAAWFGIRRVGLVGACADVGNTKVLRASMGAVFRLSHAVRLDEGDLADLAGSHRLIGLDGAASTSLDQFHFQPGDVLVMGSESHGLGDSRPHLGLSLAIPGAGSVESLNVGHAFAVAAWEQFRQGSRD; encoded by the coding sequence ATGCATGACACATCCCGCAGCCAGCTCAAGTCCCTGCTGGAGCTGCACCACTCCCGCACACGCCGTGAACTCGCTCTGGTTCTGGTACCGGGCTTCAAGTGTCTGGACGAACTGCTGCTCTCGCGCTGGCCCCTGCGCGAGGTGTATCTCACCGATTCCGCTGCCGAGCGCTTGCCCGCTCCTGTCCTCCGCCGTCTCCAGCGTGACGACCTGCTCTGGCGCATCCATGAATCCGATGCGGTGAAACTGGCCGCGCAGCCCGCACCCGAAGGCATCATCGCACTGGCGGAGTGCCCGGCGGAGCTGGAATCCCGTGACGCGCTCATGGCGGCGCAAGGTCCCCAGCTGCTGCTGGATGGCCTGGCCGATCCCGGGAATCTGGGCAGTGTGATCCGCACGGCCGCCTGGTTCGGCATTCGCCGGGTCGGACTGGTGGGAGCCTGCGCCGATGTGGGCAACACCAAGGTGCTGCGTGCGTCGATGGGTGCCGTCTTCCGCCTGTCACACGCGGTACGGCTGGACGAAGGGGATCTGGCGGACCTCGCCGGATCACACCGGTTGATCGGCCTGGATGGAGCCGCCAGCACGAGTCTGGACCAGTTTCACTTCCAGCCCGGTGACGTGCTCGTGATGGGCAGCGAGAGCCACGGACTCGGTGATTCCCGTCCTCATCTGGGACTGAGCCTGGCCATTCCGGGAGCCGGTTCGGTGGAGAGCCTCAACGTGGGCCACGCCTTTGCCGTGGCCGCCTGGGAACAATTCCGCCAGGGTTCGCGTGACTGA
- a CDS encoding PTS sugar transporter subunit IIA gives MKFTDLLSDAQIVVADAPAEKTAAIRLLIETLHERGVLERPADALSMVLEREAEYPTGIGCGVAIPHGNTWPVDEPIVAIGLFRPGLDFGAPDGQAASVLVLLLTATGMTSMHLKLLARISRLAKHGLAERLESLATAEEILHAVENCEHDFLDI, from the coding sequence ATGAAATTCACAGACCTGCTGAGCGACGCCCAGATCGTCGTGGCCGATGCTCCGGCTGAAAAAACGGCCGCCATCCGCCTGCTGATCGAGACCCTGCACGAGCGGGGAGTTCTCGAGCGGCCCGCGGATGCCTTGTCCATGGTGCTGGAGCGGGAAGCGGAATATCCCACCGGAATCGGCTGTGGCGTCGCCATTCCCCACGGAAACACCTGGCCCGTGGATGAACCGATCGTGGCCATCGGTCTGTTCCGCCCCGGGCTGGATTTCGGCGCACCGGACGGACAGGCCGCATCGGTTCTGGTGCTGCTGCTCACCGCAACCGGCATGACGTCCATGCACCTCAAGCTGCTGGCCCGCATCAGTCGGCTGGCCAAACACGGTCTTGCGGAACGGCTGGAGTCCCTGGCCACGGCAGAGGAAATCCTGCACGCCGTGGAAAACTGCGAACACGACTTCCTGGATATCTGA